In Hermetia illucens chromosome 5, iHerIll2.2.curated.20191125, whole genome shotgun sequence, a single window of DNA contains:
- the LOC119658146 gene encoding neprilysin-4-like yields MWKCLVFILVQICAASLVGNLWQIFQRIPRTRQVDPCSDFYQFACEAGANDLDVDSYSENTTLGFLEIAKQRVAESLSKSLSRNSLTRHHHEESLKNTRKFYLVCLNTQSGSALLELKKLLQSFVNLPIVNENWDEKRFKWAEETSALRKYGVQAIIHEFVAPDWKNASAPKIYFVAPKFDFVHKEDLLGTSRNSGELVSFYKRYIELIFKKLGLSIQKAGEVSEEIVAFETEIAKIVPDESDVTPPQSISFNALSERIPQIDWLIYFANILGRPIRLRSPLIVINEEYYRKLVNLISRTQRRVIAQYLLFKFMFKFRAAVEDAHSPEYCLEDVIKKMKTTVGKVFVNNYYSPETKQSVSEIVADVKEAFAEMLNESVWLDQSTKSQALEKLRAVRTIIGYSDDLFTDNREASIRLTNNYYENCMELARHEAEIEHRQLEKGLHPWIPSSVDPNAFYNVTANTIFIPAGLLVPPVYDKTYPKYRNYGVLGAIIGHVLTHGFDFEGKDYDSKGSLQTWWTTKSLIAYYSHLECVLPQYNNISASESRESVGDFGGLSENVADSGGIQVAFRAYMNWKRRNQQELLPAGTITSEKLFFMNFAKLWCTPQSNSSLSNKYRVFNSLASVPSFADAFGCKPGSKMNPVRRCKLW; encoded by the coding sequence ATGTGGAAGTGTTTAGTATTCATTTTGGTGCAAATATGTGCTGCAAGTTTAGTAGGTAATCTTTGGCAGATCTTCCAAAGGATACCGCGAACAAGACAGGTTGATCCGTGCAGTGACTTTTATCAGTTCGCTTGTGAAGCAGGAGCAAACGATTTAGACGTGGACAGTTACAGTGAAAATACTACTTTGGGTTTCTTAGAGATTGCCAAACAAAGAGTAGCGGAGTCGCTGTCTAAAAGTCTTAGCCGCAACTCATTAACCCGCCACCATCATGAGGAATCATTGAAAAACacaagaaaattttatttagtATGTTTGAACACTCAATCAGGAAGCGCCTTACTTGAACTCAAAAAGCTACTACAATCGTTCGTCAATCTTCCAATAGTGAACGAAAACTGGGATGAAAAACGTTTCAAATGGGCGGAGGAGACATCAGCTCTGCGAAAATATGGGGTGCAAGCCATCATTCACGAGTTCGTCGCTCCTGATTGGAAAAATGCTTCGGCCCCCAAAATCTACTTCGTTGCTCCCAAATTCGACTTCGTTCATAAGGAAGACTTGCTGGGGACTTCACGGAATAGTGGCGAGCTTGTCTCCTTTTACAAAAGATACATCGAATTGATATTCAAGAAACTGGGCTTAAGTATTCAAAAGGCTGGAGAAGTATCTGAAGAAATTGTAGCATTTGAAACCGAAATTGCAAAAATAGTCCCCGATGAGAGCGATGTTACCCCGCCACAGTCAATTTCTTTTAACGCCCTCAGCGAACGCATTCCTCAAATTGATTGGCTAATATACTTTGCTAATATCCTAGGCAGACCTATTCGCTTAAGGTCACCGCTAATAGTAATCAATGAGGAGTACTATCGCAAATTAGTGAACTTAATATCTCGAACCCAAAGACGAGTAATCGCTCAATATTTGCTTTTTAAATTCATGTTCAAATTCAGGGCAGCAGTAGAAGATGCACATAGTCCGGAATATTGTTTGGAAGATGTTAtcaagaaaatgaaaacaactGTCGGCAAAGTCTTCGTCAACAACTATTATTCCCCCGAAACGAAGCAAAGTGTGAGTGAGATTGTGGCAGACGTGAAAGAAGCTTTTGCGGAAATGTTGAATGAGTCTGTTTGGCTGGACCAGTCGACGAAGAGTCAAGCTCTTGAAAAGTTGCGTGCAGTACGCACAATCATAGGATATTCGGATGATTTGTTTACAGATAACAGGGAAGCATCTATCCGTCTCACCAACAACTATTACGAAAATTGTATGGAATTGGCAAGGCATGAAGCAGAAATTGAGCATAGGCAACTGGAGAAAGGATTGCATCCTTGGATACCTAGCTCTGTGGATCCcaatgcattctacaacgtgacAGCAAATACGATATTCATTCCTGCTGGATTACTAGTTCCTCCTGTATATGATAAGACTTATCCTAAATATCGCAACTATGGAGTCCTTGGAGCTATCATTGGCCACGTGTTGACCCATGGATTCGACTTCGAAGGAAAGGATTATGACTCCAAAGGGTCCCTGCAAACCTGGTGGACAACGAAATCGCTCATTGCCTACTATAGCCATCTGGAGTGTGTCCTCCCACAGTATAACAACATTTCTGCATCAGAATCTCGGGAAAGTGTGGGAGACTTCGGAGGTCTAAGCGAGAATGTGGCTGACAGTGGAGGAATACAAGTCGCGTTTCGGGCCTACATGAACTGGAAACGGAGAAATCAGCAAGAACTGCTGCCAGCAGGAACTATTACTAGTGAAAAgctattttttatgaattttgccaAATTATGGTGCACTCCTCAAAGCAACTCTTCTTTGTCGAACAAATATCGCGTATTTAACTCCTTGGCCAGTGTACCCTCTTTCGCAGATGCTTTTGGCTGTAAACCAGGTTCCAAAATGAATCCAGTTAGAAGATGCAAGCTTTGGTGA